A window from Barnesiella propionica encodes these proteins:
- a CDS encoding glycosyltransferase family 117 protein, translating to MKQYKLLNNVLGWIVFVISAITYILTLEPTASFWDCGEFISSAYKLEVGHPPGNPIFMLTARFFANFASDPSGVAYMVNLMSGLLSAATILLLFWTITRLAQKIVLKEGESMSVAQMITILGCGLVGSLAYAWSDTFWFSAVEGEVYAYSSFCTALVFWLILKWESVADEPHADRYLILIAYLIGVSIAVHLLNLLCIPAIVLVFYYRKYSKITAKGSIMALLVSFAIIVLLLYGLVPGFVKVAGWVELFCVNILGMPYNSGVLCYFFLVLASIVWAIYETVKQHSDLRIKISFILSIVLVGIPFIGDGLFLGILLTIALVAYLFTRKKLAVRVMNTIMTSILVIFIGYSSYALIVIRSMANTPMDQNSPEDIFTLSSYLNREQYGERPLLYGQAFNADVQRDKNGSAVMDKGHAIWRRVVKNNPEEKDKYVVSGYVERLRYQPEMCMLFPRMYSPTPAHVSAYKEWTNFSGRPVVVGGQTVYKPTFGENLRFFLDFQLNYMYWRYFMWNFSGRQNDIQGNGEVHKGNWITGFNFIDKYIAGDQTNLPPDLANNKGHNVFYMLPLLLGLLGLFFQAYSGKKGIEGFWVTFFLFFMTGIAIVIYLNQTPYQPRERDYAYAGSFYAFTIWIGLGVAAVAKGLQRLKLSPVVSSSLAAVICLLVPLQMVSQTWDDHDRSGRYICRDMGMNYLSSVDENAILFTNGDNDTFPLWYVQETEGFRTDVRVCNLSYLQTDWYIDQMKRPAYKSASLPISANEKVYTYDKRSFNYILPRIQDSITTREALDFLYDDSNWSKEVPGYGRLNHLPTNKLYIPVNKEAAIVSGTVSETMKDSIADRIIPNFSDSKGLYMSQVAVLDMLTTNAEEGFKRPIYFSVTVGNDLYMGLRDYFSRTGLAYQIIPVKSQGGAINTDKMYDNMMNKFVFGGIDKATPEKPLYLDENVRRMCTTLRVMYSDLAEQLILEGKNDKALKVLDKINTAIPGWQVTHEYASMRMVESYYMIGEKEKGDKLLEEIMDNSIAYLYWFRSLTPSQLRSVGDDYRIHGYVVRSGINYLYDSKNEALAEKYMKEIEQKGIRFAE from the coding sequence ATGAAACAGTACAAATTACTGAACAATGTATTAGGATGGATAGTTTTTGTCATATCGGCGATTACGTATATCCTTACACTGGAACCCACAGCCAGTTTCTGGGATTGTGGCGAGTTTATATCTTCGGCTTATAAACTGGAAGTAGGTCATCCGCCGGGCAACCCAATATTCATGCTTACGGCTCGTTTCTTCGCTAATTTCGCCTCAGACCCTTCGGGGGTTGCCTATATGGTCAATCTCATGTCGGGATTATTGAGTGCGGCTACGATATTGCTCTTGTTTTGGACGATTACCCGTCTGGCCCAGAAAATTGTATTGAAAGAAGGTGAAAGCATGTCTGTAGCACAGATGATTACGATCTTGGGATGTGGTTTGGTTGGATCTTTGGCTTATGCATGGTCCGATACATTCTGGTTTTCTGCTGTAGAGGGTGAAGTATATGCCTATTCATCTTTTTGTACTGCACTTGTATTCTGGCTTATTCTGAAATGGGAGAGTGTTGCCGACGAACCTCATGCCGATCGTTATCTTATCTTGATTGCTTACCTGATCGGTGTTTCTATTGCGGTTCATTTATTGAACCTGTTGTGTATACCCGCTATTGTCTTGGTTTTTTATTATCGGAAATATTCGAAAATAACGGCGAAAGGTTCTATTATGGCTTTGCTGGTTTCGTTCGCTATCATCGTATTGCTATTATATGGTTTAGTACCGGGATTCGTGAAAGTTGCCGGATGGGTGGAACTCTTCTGTGTGAATATATTGGGAATGCCTTATAATTCAGGCGTATTGTGTTATTTCTTCCTGGTATTGGCTTCTATTGTGTGGGCCATATATGAGACAGTAAAGCAGCATAGCGACCTGCGAATAAAAATATCGTTTATACTGAGTATCGTTTTGGTAGGAATACCGTTTATCGGGGATGGATTGTTTTTGGGAATTTTGCTAACTATCGCTTTGGTAGCCTATTTATTTACACGTAAGAAACTCGCGGTTCGGGTTATGAATACGATTATGACATCTATTCTTGTCATATTTATCGGTTATTCTTCATATGCTTTGATCGTTATCCGCTCCATGGCCAATACTCCTATGGACCAGAATTCCCCGGAAGATATATTTACTTTATCCAGTTATTTGAACCGGGAACAATACGGTGAACGTCCTTTATTATACGGACAGGCTTTCAATGCCGATGTTCAGCGTGATAAAAACGGATCCGCTGTAATGGATAAAGGACATGCTATATGGCGTAGGGTCGTAAAAAATAATCCGGAGGAAAAAGACAAATATGTTGTTTCCGGTTATGTAGAGCGTCTTCGATATCAGCCTGAGATGTGTATGCTGTTTCCACGAATGTATAGTCCTACACCGGCTCATGTTTCCGCTTATAAAGAGTGGACTAATTTTAGCGGACGTCCGGTGGTGGTAGGCGGACAAACCGTTTACAAGCCTACATTTGGTGAGAACTTGCGCTTTTTTCTCGATTTCCAGTTGAATTACATGTACTGGAGATATTTTATGTGGAATTTCTCAGGGCGCCAGAATGATATTCAGGGAAACGGAGAGGTACATAAAGGAAATTGGATTACCGGTTTTAACTTTATCGACAAATATATTGCGGGAGACCAAACTAATCTTCCGCCGGATTTGGCAAATAACAAAGGACATAATGTTTTCTATATGTTACCTTTGCTGTTAGGCCTTCTCGGTCTTTTCTTCCAGGCATATTCCGGTAAAAAAGGTATTGAAGGTTTCTGGGTGACGTTCTTCTTGTTCTTTATGACGGGAATAGCTATCGTAATTTATTTGAACCAGACACCGTATCAGCCACGTGAAAGAGATTATGCTTATGCCGGTTCTTTTTATGCCTTTACGATCTGGATAGGTTTAGGAGTGGCTGCGGTAGCCAAAGGACTACAACGATTGAAATTATCTCCTGTTGTTTCGTCCTCGTTAGCAGCCGTGATATGTCTTTTAGTTCCGCTTCAGATGGTTAGCCAGACCTGGGACGACCATGACCGTTCCGGACGTTATATTTGCCGGGATATGGGTATGAACTATTTGTCGAGTGTAGACGAGAATGCTATTTTATTCACGAATGGAGATAACGATACGTTCCCTCTTTGGTATGTACAGGAAACAGAGGGTTTTCGTACGGATGTAAGAGTTTGTAATCTGAGTTATCTGCAAACAGACTGGTATATCGACCAGATGAAGCGTCCGGCATATAAATCGGCTTCGTTACCCATTTCGGCGAATGAAAAAGTTTATACATACGATAAACGCTCGTTTAACTATATATTGCCGCGCATTCAGGATTCTATTACAACGAGAGAAGCGCTTGACTTTTTATATGATGACAGCAATTGGTCGAAAGAAGTACCGGGATATGGCCGTTTGAATCATTTGCCAACTAATAAATTGTATATTCCGGTAAATAAAGAAGCCGCAATTGTGTCGGGAACGGTGAGCGAAACGATGAAAGATAGTATTGCAGACCGTATTATACCCAATTTTTCAGACTCAAAAGGACTTTATATGAGCCAGGTAGCTGTACTGGATATGCTTACTACTAATGCGGAAGAAGGCTTTAAACGTCCTATTTATTTTTCAGTTACCGTAGGAAACGACTTATATATGGGACTGAGAGATTATTTTTCACGCACAGGTTTGGCATACCAGATAATTCCGGTTAAAAGTCAGGGTGGTGCAATTAATACCGACAAGATGTATGACAATATGATGAATAAATTTGTTTTTGGGGGGATTGATAAAGCTACCCCTGAAAAACCGTTATATCTGGATGAAAATGTTCGTCGTATGTGTACTACTTTACGTGTGATGTATTCTGATCTGGCTGAACAATTGATTCTGGAGGGGAAAAATGATAAAGCATTGAAAGTTCTGGATAAAATCAATACAGCTATACCTGGCTGGCAGGTAACTCATGAATATGCTTCGATGCGTATGGTAGAATCTTATTATATGATCGGTGAAAAAGAGAAAGGTGATAAACTATTGGAAGAGATTATGGATAATTCCATTGCTTACTTATATTGGTTCAGGTCTCTTACTCCTAGCCAGCTTCGTTCCGTCGGAGATGATTACAGGATACATGGATACGTAGTGCGCAGCGGTATCAATTACCTCTACGATTCGAAAAATGAGGCGTTAGCTGAAAAATATATGAAAGAGATCGAGCAAAAAGGGATTCGTTTTGCCGAATAA
- a CDS encoding cell division protein FtsX produces the protein MTAKRHFTFFNARMTSTLSVSLVLFILGIMVLMGLLASNLSTHVKENIGFSIILKESAKDSQIQQLQKILNKAPYVKASQFISKEDALKEVMIELGENPEDVLGANPLQSSIEVRLKAEYARNDSISWIEKGLRSNQAVSDITYQKDLIQSVNDNIKKIGLILSVLALVLMVISFALISNTIRLSAYSKRFIIHTMKLVGATPGFIRKPFIVSNIANGVIAAFIAILLLSGCIYYLTNEIDNFYTLVNVELLATVYIIVLLLGIVLTAVSAYFSVNRYIHMDRDDLYYV, from the coding sequence ATGACGGCTAAGAGACATTTTACTTTTTTCAACGCACGCATGACTTCCACTTTAAGCGTATCTCTCGTGCTTTTTATTTTAGGGATCATGGTCCTAATGGGATTGCTGGCCTCGAATCTTTCGACTCACGTAAAAGAAAATATAGGGTTTTCTATCATTTTAAAAGAATCAGCAAAAGACTCTCAAATACAACAATTACAAAAGATACTCAATAAAGCTCCTTACGTTAAAGCTTCTCAATTCATATCTAAAGAAGATGCCCTAAAAGAAGTAATGATAGAATTAGGAGAAAATCCCGAAGACGTACTGGGAGCAAATCCACTCCAATCCTCGATTGAGGTACGGTTAAAAGCCGAATATGCCAGAAATGACAGTATAAGCTGGATAGAGAAAGGACTGAGGAGCAATCAGGCCGTCAGCGACATCACTTACCAAAAAGATCTTATTCAATCGGTCAATGATAATATAAAAAAAATAGGACTTATCCTTTCTGTTCTGGCTCTCGTGCTTATGGTTATTTCTTTCGCACTGATCAGTAATACAATAAGATTAAGTGCGTATTCCAAACGATTTATCATACACACCATGAAGCTGGTGGGGGCTACTCCCGGCTTTATCCGTAAACCGTTTATCGTTTCGAATATAGCCAACGGTGTTATAGCGGCATTCATCGCTATCCTGCTGCTTTCGGGATGTATATATTATTTAACGAACGAAATAGATAATTTCTATACCCTCGTAAATGTTGAATTACTGGCTACGGTGTATATTATCGTATTACTATTGGGAATCGTACTCACAGCAGTTTCCGCCTATTTTTCGGTTAACCGTTATATTCACATGGACCGGGACGATTTATATTATGTATAA
- the truB gene encoding tRNA pseudouridine(55) synthase TruB, whose protein sequence is MNFTEGEILYLNKPLHWTSFDVVKRIRVRILKRLSRKKLKVGHAGTLDPLATGVMIICTGKATKLIESFQYQTKEYIATIQLGATTPSYDLETEIDATYPYKHVTREEVENVLKQFIGSIQQIPPAYSACKIDGKRAYDLARKGQEVELKPKELVIDEIELIDYELPLIKIRVVCSKGTYIRALARDIGNALESGAHLTGLVRTRVGSIKLEDCIGVDAINELIDHAEITDEEALNEKKKN, encoded by the coding sequence ATGAATTTTACAGAAGGAGAGATATTATATCTGAATAAACCTTTACACTGGACCTCATTTGATGTTGTAAAGCGAATACGTGTACGAATACTGAAAAGGTTATCCCGTAAAAAACTAAAGGTAGGACATGCGGGAACTTTAGACCCATTAGCCACAGGGGTCATGATCATTTGCACGGGAAAAGCCACAAAGCTCATAGAAAGTTTCCAATACCAAACGAAGGAATATATCGCTACGATACAACTGGGAGCAACTACTCCGTCATATGATTTGGAAACCGAAATCGACGCGACTTATCCGTATAAACATGTTACCCGGGAAGAAGTAGAAAATGTTCTGAAACAATTCATCGGTTCTATCCAGCAAATTCCGCCCGCTTATTCCGCCTGTAAAATAGACGGTAAACGGGCTTATGATCTCGCACGCAAAGGGCAAGAGGTAGAACTAAAGCCAAAGGAGCTTGTTATAGATGAAATTGAACTTATTGATTATGAGCTACCTCTTATAAAGATACGGGTAGTTTGCAGTAAGGGGACCTACATCAGAGCGCTTGCCCGTGATATTGGCAATGCGCTGGAAAGCGGAGCCCACCTGACAGGATTGGTTCGCACCCGGGTAGGAAGTATAAAACTAGAAGACTGCATCGGAGTAGATGCAATCAACGAATTGATCGATCATGCCGAAATTACGGATGAAGAGGCTTTAAATGAAAAAAAGAAAAATTAA
- a CDS encoding outer membrane beta-barrel protein, with product MKRITFILVLLFSITASYAQDYNWFTGGSISLWNNKYEESDDDFPSIIIAPTIGCNITKQFTIGMSLFYSYQKEHHEYYSSYSYHMFALSPYLRYNYYKKGIVGLFGEFNVGICTDGDAVGWEIGMRPGLEIKLNHRFSLEAKYGFLGYREYFIDAEKGFGLALTTADLSIGFRYNF from the coding sequence ATGAAAAGAATTACATTTATTTTAGTATTACTATTTTCAATTACCGCCTCTTATGCACAAGATTATAATTGGTTTACTGGTGGTTCCATTTCTTTATGGAACAATAAATATGAAGAATCTGACGACGATTTTCCTTCAATTATCATTGCTCCAACTATAGGCTGTAATATAACCAAACAGTTTACAATAGGAATGTCGTTATTTTATAGTTACCAAAAAGAGCACCATGAATATTATTCATCATACTCATATCATATGTTCGCATTATCACCTTATTTGCGATATAACTATTATAAAAAAGGGATAGTAGGCCTTTTCGGAGAATTTAATGTCGGTATTTGTACAGACGGAGATGCTGTAGGATGGGAAATAGGCATGCGGCCAGGATTAGAAATAAAACTTAATCATCGCTTTAGCCTAGAAGCCAAATACGGTTTTCTAGGATATCGAGAATACTTCATTGACGCCGAAAAAGGCTTCGGGTTAGCTTTGACTACAGCAGACTTATCTATAGGATTCCGGTATAACTTTTAA
- the queG gene encoding tRNA epoxyqueuosine(34) reductase QueG, producing MAEAIRREALRIGFHACGFASAEHVEDNVCHGFKAWLESGYHSRMGYMGNYYDIRCDPSLLHKPVRTIISVALNYFPSERQALNVPQFAVYTYGRDYHEVVKSKLNDLSRYIEAEWSGDNRICCDTAPILERYWAMKAGIGFIGKNTQLIIPGAGSFFFLGEILTSLVLKPSPPLSGGCGHCTRCMDSCPAKALVKPGVLDANRCISYQTIENRGEIPDEITKCLENRIYGCDTCQDVCPHNRFAKPTEVDEFRPCKDFLQLDAGRLDTLTQEEYNRIFRHSAVKRAKYQGLLRNYKAWKKHNK from the coding sequence ATGGCGGAAGCTATTCGCAGGGAAGCTTTACGTATAGGTTTTCATGCTTGTGGGTTTGCTTCTGCCGAACATGTTGAAGATAATGTCTGTCATGGTTTCAAGGCGTGGTTAGAGAGTGGCTATCATTCCCGAATGGGGTACATGGGCAATTATTATGATATACGCTGTGATCCTTCTTTATTACATAAGCCTGTGCGTACTATTATATCTGTTGCCCTGAATTATTTTCCTTCAGAACGCCAGGCTTTGAATGTGCCTCAATTTGCCGTTTATACTTACGGCAGAGATTATCATGAAGTTGTTAAGTCGAAATTAAATGATTTAAGTCGGTATATCGAAGCTGAATGGAGCGGGGATAATCGTATTTGTTGTGATACAGCTCCTATTTTGGAAAGATATTGGGCTATGAAGGCCGGTATAGGTTTTATAGGTAAAAATACACAGTTGATTATTCCCGGAGCCGGCTCTTTTTTCTTTTTAGGAGAGATTCTTACGTCGCTCGTTTTAAAACCGTCTCCGCCTCTTTCCGGCGGATGCGGACACTGTACACGTTGTATGGACAGTTGTCCTGCTAAAGCCCTTGTAAAGCCTGGTGTCCTTGATGCTAACCGATGTATTTCATATCAGACTATAGAAAACAGGGGTGAGATTCCCGACGAGATAACGAAATGTTTGGAGAACCGTATTTATGGTTGTGATACATGCCAGGACGTTTGTCCTCACAATCGGTTTGCCAAGCCTACTGAGGTGGATGAATTCCGGCCTTGTAAAGATTTTTTACAATTAGATGCCGGGCGATTAGATACACTTACTCAGGAAGAGTATAACCGGATATTCAGGCACTCTGCTGTGAAACGTGCAAAATATCAAGGTTTACTTCGTAATTACAAAGCCTGGAAAAAACATAACAAATAG
- the queA gene encoding tRNA preQ1(34) S-adenosylmethionine ribosyltransferase-isomerase QueA, protein MKLSQFKFKLPEDLIAKYPAKNRDESRLMVLHRKTGEIEHRIFKEVINYFDDKDIFVFNDTKVFPARLYGNKEKTGAKIEVFLLRELNEENRLWDVLVEPARKIRIGNKLYFGEDDSMVAEVIDNTTSRGRTLRFLFDGTHDEFKEALYKLGETPLPGYINRPVDEEDAERYQNIYAKNEGAVVTPAAGLHFSRELLKRMEIKGIEYGFLTLHSGLGNFREIDVEDLTKHKMDSEQMIVTPTLVEFVNHAKDTNHQVCAVGTSVMRAIESTVSTDGHMKAYNGWTNKFIFPPYDFTVATSLITNFHMPYSTMLMMAAAFGGYDAVMKAYDIALKEKYHFGAYGDAMLII, encoded by the coding sequence ATGAAATTATCGCAATTCAAATTTAAATTACCGGAAGATTTAATTGCTAAATATCCGGCAAAGAATCGTGATGAATCACGGCTTATGGTATTACACCGAAAGACCGGAGAAATAGAACATCGCATCTTTAAAGAGGTTATCAATTATTTTGATGATAAAGATATTTTCGTTTTTAACGATACAAAGGTATTTCCGGCGCGTCTATACGGAAATAAAGAAAAGACCGGTGCTAAAATAGAAGTATTTTTATTACGTGAGCTGAACGAAGAAAACAGGCTATGGGATGTACTGGTAGAACCGGCACGAAAAATACGTATCGGGAACAAACTGTATTTTGGCGAAGACGATTCAATGGTCGCCGAAGTTATCGACAATACTACTTCACGTGGACGTACCCTTAGATTCTTATTTGACGGGACGCATGACGAATTCAAAGAGGCCCTTTATAAATTAGGGGAAACTCCCCTGCCCGGATATATCAACCGCCCGGTGGACGAAGAAGATGCTGAACGCTATCAGAACATATACGCTAAAAACGAAGGAGCGGTCGTAACTCCAGCTGCAGGTCTTCACTTTAGCCGCGAATTACTTAAAAGAATGGAAATAAAAGGCATCGAATACGGATTTCTTACCCTACATTCGGGTTTAGGAAATTTCCGGGAAATAGATGTAGAAGATCTGACTAAGCATAAAATGGACTCCGAACAAATGATAGTGACTCCTACATTGGTAGAATTCGTTAATCATGCAAAAGATACCAACCATCAGGTATGTGCTGTAGGTACGTCGGTTATGAGAGCCATCGAAAGCACAGTAAGTACAGACGGGCATATGAAAGCATATAACGGCTGGACCAACAAATTTATATTTCCGCCTTATGATTTTACGGTAGCTACAAGCTTAATAACCAACTTTCATATGCCTTACTCGACCATGCTGATGATGGCCGCAGCTTTCGGAGGATATGACGCTGTCATGAAAGCATACGATATTGCACTTAAAGAAAAATATCATTTCGGAGCATACGGAGACGCGATGCTTATCATTTAA
- a CDS encoding undecaprenyl-diphosphate phosphatase — translation MDILQTIIIAIVEGLTEFLPVSSTGHMIIAQELLGVESTPFVKAFTVIIQFGAILSVVVLYWKRFFKLNPIKILDKKEVEGKNTAAKLSTYGRRFLYKYDFYWKLLVAFIPAAFFGLIFSDKIDEMLESVTVVAVMLVLGGIVMLFVDKWFNKVDPDQNISEKKAFRIGLFQCIAMIPGVSRSMATIVGGMTQRLSRKTAAEFSFFLAVPTMFAATAYKLLKLFLEPDGSQILLDNMWTLIIGNIVAFIVALLAIKFFISFVTKYGFKAFGYYRIIVGGIIIIMMLMGYNLEIN, via the coding sequence ATGGATATTTTACAAACAATCATCATTGCCATCGTCGAAGGGCTTACCGAATTTTTACCCGTATCATCAACGGGACATATGATTATCGCACAAGAGCTGTTAGGGGTAGAATCCACTCCTTTCGTAAAAGCATTCACCGTTATAATCCAATTCGGAGCCATACTTTCAGTAGTTGTTCTTTACTGGAAACGATTCTTCAAGTTAAATCCCATTAAAATTCTGGACAAAAAAGAAGTAGAGGGAAAAAACACGGCTGCCAAACTGTCAACCTACGGACGCCGTTTTCTGTATAAATATGATTTCTACTGGAAATTACTGGTTGCTTTTATTCCTGCCGCATTCTTCGGACTCATATTCAGCGATAAAATAGATGAAATGCTGGAAAGTGTAACTGTCGTAGCAGTCATGCTGGTATTAGGCGGTATTGTCATGCTTTTTGTTGACAAATGGTTCAATAAAGTTGATCCGGACCAGAATATCAGCGAAAAAAAAGCATTCAGAATAGGATTATTTCAATGTATAGCCATGATCCCTGGAGTATCTCGCTCCATGGCAACCATTGTAGGAGGAATGACACAACGGTTATCCAGAAAAACAGCGGCCGAGTTTTCTTTTTTCCTGGCAGTACCTACTATGTTCGCGGCTACCGCTTATAAACTCCTGAAACTATTTCTGGAACCAGACGGCTCTCAAATATTACTGGACAATATGTGGACGCTGATCATAGGTAATATTGTCGCTTTTATCGTAGCTTTATTAGCCATTAAGTTTTTCATCAGCTTTGTAACAAAATACGGGTTCAAGGCATTCGGGTACTACCGTATTATTGTGGGAGGAATTATCATCATAATGATGCTCATGGGGTATAATTTAGAAATTAACTGA
- a CDS encoding class I SAM-dependent methyltransferase translates to MFTIDITICPVCGSRHLHKLSDCADHYATNEIFEIHTCDDCHFCFTQHFPDEKEIGRYYDTTDYISHSDTKKGIINTIYHAVRNFMLQRKAELVEKKSGITHGKILDIGSGTGYFLHVMAQKGWNVEGIEKNSGAASFAKNHFGLKIDAPTQPFTLPENKYDVITLWHVLEHLQALNETGLQMNRALKEDGTLIIAIPNCESYDACYYKEFWAAWDVPRHLWHFSPHTFAIWADKQGFEIESATGMPFDGFYVSMLSEKYKGKKPAFFKGFLRGTLAWLSAKDKYDRSSSVIYVLKKKKQ, encoded by the coding sequence ATGTTCACAATAGATATTACAATATGTCCCGTTTGCGGAAGCCGGCATTTACACAAATTATCAGATTGTGCCGATCATTATGCGACAAACGAGATATTTGAAATACATACATGCGACGATTGCCACTTTTGTTTTACCCAACATTTTCCGGATGAGAAAGAGATAGGGCGTTATTACGATACAACCGATTATATTTCTCATTCCGATACAAAGAAAGGTATTATCAACACCATATACCATGCAGTCCGTAATTTTATGCTCCAGCGAAAAGCGGAATTGGTAGAGAAGAAATCGGGAATAACTCACGGTAAAATACTCGATATAGGTTCTGGAACAGGATATTTCCTGCATGTCATGGCCCAAAAAGGATGGAACGTCGAAGGCATAGAAAAAAATTCAGGAGCAGCATCCTTTGCTAAAAATCATTTCGGATTAAAGATAGACGCCCCTACCCAACCCTTCACTTTGCCCGAAAACAAATATGACGTTATAACTTTATGGCATGTACTGGAACATCTTCAAGCTCTTAATGAGACAGGACTTCAAATGAACCGGGCATTAAAAGAGGACGGTACCCTGATTATTGCGATTCCTAATTGTGAATCATACGATGCCTGCTATTATAAAGAATTCTGGGCTGCCTGGGATGTTCCCAGACACTTATGGCATTTTTCACCGCATACATTTGCCATATGGGCCGATAAACAAGGGTTCGAAATAGAATCGGCTACCGGTATGCCTTTCGACGGCTTCTACGTATCTATGTTAAGCGAGAAATACAAAGGCAAAAAACCGGCCTTTTTTAAAGGCTTCTTGAGAGGAACCCTGGCATGGCTTTCGGCTAAAGATAAATATGACCGGAGCAGTTCTGTAATATACGTTTTAAAAAAGAAAAAACAGTGA
- a CDS encoding polysaccharide deacetylase family protein has protein sequence MLIEQPPFLYRMLFPETVWRIPGKEKTVYLTFDDGPIPEVTPWVMDLLDKYHIKATFFCVGDNVVRNPELFRELKERGHQVGNHTMNHVQGMKLSKFNYLRNVKRADDVICSGLFRPPHGHMGPGQAKALKKEFTLIMWDVVTRDYSKKLTGEQVFANVKRYVRNGSIIVFHDSLKAEKNLRYALPKSIEWLMENEYRFDTL, from the coding sequence ATGCTTATAGAACAACCTCCTTTCCTTTACCGGATGCTTTTCCCAGAAACAGTGTGGCGCATTCCCGGGAAAGAAAAAACTGTATATTTGACTTTTGACGATGGCCCTATCCCTGAAGTAACTCCCTGGGTGATGGATTTATTGGACAAATATCACATTAAAGCCACGTTTTTTTGTGTGGGAGATAATGTGGTTCGTAATCCGGAATTATTTCGTGAATTAAAGGAACGCGGGCATCAGGTAGGCAATCATACCATGAATCATGTTCAAGGAATGAAGTTGTCTAAATTCAATTATCTGAGGAATGTCAAACGTGCCGATGATGTTATCTGTAGTGGTCTTTTTCGTCCTCCTCACGGACATATGGGACCTGGGCAAGCAAAGGCGTTGAAAAAAGAGTTTACGCTGATTATGTGGGATGTCGTTACGAGGGATTATAGCAAAAAGCTTACGGGAGAGCAGGTTTTTGCTAATGTAAAACGTTATGTGCGTAATGGCTCCATAATTGTTTTTCATGATTCTCTGAAAGCGGAAAAGAATCTGCGTTATGCTCTTCCTAAATCTATAGAATGGTTGATGGAAAATGAATATCGTTTCGATACACTCTGA
- a CDS encoding DUF3098 domain-containing protein has protein sequence MSVNTASEKEKVNGFALGKQNYILIAISFIAVIIGFALMIGPGSTETEFNPDIFSFRRIVIAPAIAFAGFVFMIYAIMHKAK, from the coding sequence ATGTCGGTAAATACCGCTTCCGAAAAAGAAAAAGTTAATGGATTTGCTTTAGGAAAGCAGAATTATATTCTCATTGCCATCTCTTTCATTGCCGTGATCATAGGTTTTGCCTTAATGATAGGCCCGGGCTCTACAGAAACAGAATTCAATCCGGATATTTTCAGTTTCCGTCGTATCGTAATAGCTCCGGCTATCGCTTTTGCGGGATTTGTATTCATGATTTATGCCATTATGCACAAAGCTAAATAA